A single genomic interval of Xyrauchen texanus isolate HMW12.3.18 chromosome 8, RBS_HiC_50CHRs, whole genome shotgun sequence harbors:
- the LOC127647471 gene encoding transcription factor Sox-8-like, which produces MTEERDKSSAEPPCSPADSCSSQSQVESDSDAPSSPAGSDGHVSLMMTELGNKLEDEDERFPACIRDAVSQVLKGYDWSLVPMPARGSGAMKSKPHVKRPMNAFMVWAQAARRKLADQYPHLHNAELSKTLGKLWRLLTENEKRPFVEEAERLRVQHKKDHPDYKYQPRRRKVVKLGQGESDAGPDFSHPMYKVEPGMGGLSNHHANLTGQPHGPPTPPTTPKTDLHHGGKQDLKHEGRRLLDSNRQNIDFSNVDISELSTDVISNIETFDVHEFDQYLPLSGHTGATPMTSEHGHRPSSSSGGVYVTSYGQLVSNGPAWSHKVATMSSLPGVSEVGQHRPHIKTEQLSPTHYSEHSPSQTEYSTYSAQACVTSAASFSAIASFSSTQCDYTDLQSSNYYSPYPSYPSGLYQYPYFHSSRRPYGSPILNSISIPPPPSPTANWDQPVYTTLSRP; this is translated from the exons ATGACAGAGGAGCGGGATAAGAGCAGCGCGGAGCCGCCGTGCAGTCCCGCCGACTCGTGCAGCTCGCAGTCGCAGGTCGAGTCGGATTCTGACGCGCCGTCTTCTCCTGCTGGATCGGACGGACACGTGTCGCTCATGATGACAGAACTGGGAAATAAACTGGAGGATGAGGACGAACGCTTCCCAGCTTGTATCCGGGACGCGGTGTCGCAGGTTCTGAAGGGGTATGACTGGTCCCTTGTGCCCATGCCGGCGCGAGGCAGTGGCGCGATGAAGAGTAAACCGCATGTGAAAAGACCCATGAACGCATTTATGGTTTGGGCTCAAGCCGCGCGCAGGAAACTTGCGGATCAGTATCCACATCTTCACAACGCCGAACTCAGCAAAACACTCGGGAAACTCTGGAG ACTGTTAACTGAGAATGAGAAGAGACCGTTTGTGGAGGAAGCCGAGAGACTCCGAGTCCAACACAAGAAAGATCATCCGGATTATAAATACCAGCCCAGACGAAGGAAGGTTGTAAAATTGGGACAGGGCGAGTCTGATGCTGGGCCCGACTTCAGCCATCCCATGTATAAAGTTGAACCTGGAATGGGGGGTTTATCCAATCATCACGCCAACCTCACAG GTCAGCCCCATGGACCCCCAACACCCCCGACCACGCCTAAAACTGACCTTCATCATGGGGGAAAGCAAGATTTAAAGCATGAAGGACGACGTTTGCTTGACAGCAATCGACAGAACATTGACTTCAGCAACGTTGACATTTCCGAGCTTAGCACAGATGTCATCAGCAATATAGAAACCTTCGATGTCCACGAGTTTGACCAGTACTTGCCTCTCAGTGGTCACACCGGAGCCACCCCTATGACCTCAGAGCACGGTCACAGACCGAGCAGCAGCTCGGGAGGTGTGTACGTTACGTCCTATGGCCAACTGGTGAGCAACGGTCCTGCCTGGAGTCACAAAGTGGCTACAATGTCCTCATTGCCCGGTGTGAGCGAAGTGGGTCAGCACAGACCACACATTAAAACTGAGCAGTTAAGCCCGACTCACTACAGCGAGCACTCGCCGTCGCAGACCGAGTACAGCACGTATAGCGCTCAGGCGTGTGTCACATCGGCAGCCTCCTTCTCGGCCATTGCCTCGTTCTCCAGCACACAGTGTGACTATACAGACCTTCAGAGCTCCAACTACTACAGCCCATATCCCAGCTACCCGTCCGGGCTGTACCAGTACCCGTACTTCCATTCCTCCCGGCGGCCATACGGAAGCCCAATACTGAACAGCATATCCATTCCTCCTCCTCCCAGTCCCACCGCTAACTGGGATCAGCCGGTTTACACCACATTATCCAGACCATGA